The Scomber scombrus chromosome 5, fScoSco1.1, whole genome shotgun sequence genome window below encodes:
- the slc19a3a gene encoding thiamine transporter 1, which yields MEAVRRWRSDWRYPTTLLCIYGFFSTVKPLEPFLIPYLTGPDKNFTIEQVNQIVPVWTYSYLCVLVPVFLLTDWLRYKPVVVIQCVSLFITTAMILWTKGVPAMQAMEFFYGVVTASDVAYFSYIYSVIDLKMYRKATSYCRSVQLLGYTVGSVLGQLLVSFNLLSYNNILIFTLVLTAIALLVSCLLPMPQQSMFFHRSHTGKTAVTEGTERHADETVIEEDEKGDAGNGHEEKRPKAVGAESCSRVLLQLWRDFLQCYSSRQLLYWSVWWAMATCGYNQTVNYVQVLWEHVQPSQNFSIYNGGVEAASSLLSAATAYGIGFTEVKWELWGELALGAFSGLGAAALFLMTFVGNIWVCYLGYIVFKCLYMLLITIAMYQIAADLSMERYALVFGANNFGALTLQTILTFVVVDSGGLGLSIIPQFTIYASYFSVIAVLFSLRGLFTVWGAQGSNKESNPPENNESGSDEHRF from the exons ATGGAGGCAGTAAGGAGGTGGAGGTCAGACTGGAGGTATCCTACCACTCTGTTGTGCATATATGGATTCTTCAGCACAGTTAAACCCCTGGAGCCCTTCCTCATCCCATACCTGACAGGACCAGACAAGAATTTCACAATAGAACAG GTTAATCAGATTGTTCCGGTGTGGACGTACTCCTACCTATGTGTGCTGGTCCCGGTGTTCttgctgactgactggctgCGATACAAGCCTGTGGTGGTCATCCAGTGTGTCTCCCTCTTCATCACCACAGCAATGATACTCTGGACAAAGGGTGTACCCGCCATGCAGGCCATGGAGTTCTTCTATGGGGTTGTGACGGCCAGTGACGTGGCCTATTTCTCCTACATCTACAG TGTGATAGATCTGAAGATGTACCGGAAGGCCACTTCCTACTGCCGCAGTGTCCAGCTCTTGGGGTACACAGTGGGCTCTGTGCTGGGCCAGCTGCTCGTCAGCTTCAACCTTCTGTCCTACAATAACATCCTGATATTTACTCTGGTTCTCACCGCCATCGCACTCCTTGTTTCCTGCCTCCTACCAATGCCACAGCAGAGCATGTTCTTTCACCGCAGTCATACTGGAAAGACAGCAGTAACAGAGGGGACAGAGAGGCATGCAGATGAGACTGTAATAGAAGAAGATGAAAAGGGTGATGCAGGAAATggacatgaagaaaaaagaccAAAGGCTGTTGGTGCAGAGAGCTGCAGCCGAGTTCTCCTCCAGCTGTGGAGGGACTTTCTTCAGTGCTATTCCTCCAGACAGCTGCTGTACTGGTCCGTGTGGTGGGCAATGGCCACCTGTGGCTATAACCAGACCGTCAACTATGTGCAG GTGCTGTGGGAGCATGTGCAGCCTTCTCAGAACTTCAGCATTTACAATGGTGGAGTGGAGGCAGCATCCAGCCTGTTGA gtGCAGCAACAGCCTATGGTATAGGCTTCACTGAGGTGAAATGGGAACTGTGGGGAGAGCTGGCACTGGGTGCTTTCTCTGGACTTGGGGCAGCAGCACTCTTCCTCATGACCTTTGTGGGCAACATCTGGGTCTGCTACCTTGGTTACATTGTTTTCAAGTGTCTGTACATGCTGCTGATAACAATAGCCAT GTACCAAATTGCAGCTGATCTTTCGATGGAAAGATATGCACTAGTGTTTGGAGCAAACAACTTTGGAGCACTGACTCTACAGACGATCCTCACCTTTGTCGTGGTGGACAGTGGTGGACTGGGTCTATCCATCATTCCTCAG TTCACCATATACGCCAGTTACTTCTCAGTCATTGCTGTTCTTTTTTCACTGCGGGGACTGTTTACCGTTTGGGGAGCTCAAGGAAGTAACAAAGAGTCAAACCCTCCAGAGAATAATGAATCAGGTTCTGACGAACACAGATTCTGA